In a genomic window of Vespula vulgaris chromosome 13, iyVesVulg1.1, whole genome shotgun sequence:
- the LOC127068613 gene encoding methyltransferase-like protein 22 isoform X2 translates to MSIHKITSEIFLEDDKHSEKLTNNSAITQFIFKCPSYMIKSKSKSKIKAIEYDEDDDLNIDRDEESVLYIGIYFLYINLSKILKLLFILEHSVSTELQMVGLQVWRGALLLADYILSNPDLFKEKIIMELGSGVGLTSIIASFLAKEIICTDINLGEILKLVKRNFMRNISYVKCKFHIEELNFLNLKWSKSLEEKVNMTDIFIAADVIYDDVITNGFVTTLEKLLSKEVPKTAYIALEKRYVFTVANMETVAPMYEEFLRCIQRRNLNWNIEYVKIDFPRFFKYERVQHMILMKIENKINIKDK, encoded by the exons atgtctatacataaaataacatcagaaatatttttagaggATGATAAACATTCAGAAAAACTCACAAATAATA GTGCTATTACCCAATTTATCTTTAAGTGTCCTTCTTACatgataaaatcaaaatcaaaatcaaaaataaaagcgatagagtatgatgaagatgatgatttGAATATAGACAGAGATGAAGAaagtgttttatatataggtatatattttttatacattaatttatcaaaaattttaaaactactttttattttagaacaCAGTGTATCGACAGAATTGCAAATGGTAGGTTTGCAGGTATGGCGAGGTGCTCTTTTATTAgctgattatattttatccaaCCCTGATTTatttaaggaaaaaataattatggaATTAGGATCTGGTGTTGGTTTAACTAGCATTATTGCTAGTTTTTtagcaaaagaaataatttgtacag ATATTAATTTAGgtgagatattaaaattagtGAAACGAAATTTTATGAGGAATATATCTTATGTGAAATGTAAATTTCATAtagaagaattaaattttttaaatttaaaatggTCTAAAAgtttagaagaaaaagttaatatGACAGATATTTTCATAGCTGCAGATG TGATTTATGATGATGTTATAACAAATGGATTTGTTACAACGTTAGAAAAACTCTTAAGTAAGGAAGTTCCAAAAACAGCTTACATTGCTTTGGAGAAAAGATATGTTTTCACTGTTGCTAATATGGAAACTGTTGCTCCAATGTATGAAGAATTTCTACGTTGTATTCAAAGACGAAATCTTAACTGGAATATAGAATATGTGAAAATAGATTTTCcacgattttttaaatatgagaGAGTACAACATATGATtctaatgaaaatagaaaataaaattaatattaaagataagtaa
- the LOC127068613 gene encoding methyltransferase-like protein 22 isoform X3 yields MFVTLYSEVRMSIHKITSEIFLEDDKHSEKLTNNSAITQFIFKCPSYMIKSKSKSKIKAIEYDEDDDLNIDRDEESVLYIEHSVSTELQMVGLQVWRGALLLADYILSNPDLFKEKIIMELGSGVGLTSIIASFLAKEIICTDINLGEILKLVKRNFMRNISYVKCKFHIEELNFLNLKWSKSLEEKVNMTDIFIAADVIYDDVITNGFVTTLEKLLSKEVPKTAYIALEKRYVFTVANMETVAPMYEEFLRCIQRRNLNWNIEYVKIDFPRFFKYERVQHMILMKIENKINIKDK; encoded by the exons atgtctatacataaaataacatcagaaatatttttagaggATGATAAACATTCAGAAAAACTCACAAATAATA GTGCTATTACCCAATTTATCTTTAAGTGTCCTTCTTACatgataaaatcaaaatcaaaatcaaaaataaaagcgatagagtatgatgaagatgatgatttGAATATAGACAGAGATGAAGAaagtgttttatatatag aacaCAGTGTATCGACAGAATTGCAAATGGTAGGTTTGCAGGTATGGCGAGGTGCTCTTTTATTAgctgattatattttatccaaCCCTGATTTatttaaggaaaaaataattatggaATTAGGATCTGGTGTTGGTTTAACTAGCATTATTGCTAGTTTTTtagcaaaagaaataatttgtacag ATATTAATTTAGgtgagatattaaaattagtGAAACGAAATTTTATGAGGAATATATCTTATGTGAAATGTAAATTTCATAtagaagaattaaattttttaaatttaaaatggTCTAAAAgtttagaagaaaaagttaatatGACAGATATTTTCATAGCTGCAGATG TGATTTATGATGATGTTATAACAAATGGATTTGTTACAACGTTAGAAAAACTCTTAAGTAAGGAAGTTCCAAAAACAGCTTACATTGCTTTGGAGAAAAGATATGTTTTCACTGTTGCTAATATGGAAACTGTTGCTCCAATGTATGAAGAATTTCTACGTTGTATTCAAAGACGAAATCTTAACTGGAATATAGAATATGTGAAAATAGATTTTCcacgattttttaaatatgagaGAGTACAACATATGATtctaatgaaaatagaaaataaaattaatattaaagataagtaa
- the LOC127068613 gene encoding methyltransferase-like protein 22 isoform X1: MFVTLYSEVRMSIHKITSEIFLEDDKHSEKLTNNSAITQFIFKCPSYMIKSKSKSKIKAIEYDEDDDLNIDRDEESVLYIGIYFLYINLSKILKLLFILEHSVSTELQMVGLQVWRGALLLADYILSNPDLFKEKIIMELGSGVGLTSIIASFLAKEIICTDINLGEILKLVKRNFMRNISYVKCKFHIEELNFLNLKWSKSLEEKVNMTDIFIAADVIYDDVITNGFVTTLEKLLSKEVPKTAYIALEKRYVFTVANMETVAPMYEEFLRCIQRRNLNWNIEYVKIDFPRFFKYERVQHMILMKIENKINIKDK; encoded by the exons atgtctatacataaaataacatcagaaatatttttagaggATGATAAACATTCAGAAAAACTCACAAATAATA GTGCTATTACCCAATTTATCTTTAAGTGTCCTTCTTACatgataaaatcaaaatcaaaatcaaaaataaaagcgatagagtatgatgaagatgatgatttGAATATAGACAGAGATGAAGAaagtgttttatatataggtatatattttttatacattaatttatcaaaaattttaaaactactttttattttagaacaCAGTGTATCGACAGAATTGCAAATGGTAGGTTTGCAGGTATGGCGAGGTGCTCTTTTATTAgctgattatattttatccaaCCCTGATTTatttaaggaaaaaataattatggaATTAGGATCTGGTGTTGGTTTAACTAGCATTATTGCTAGTTTTTtagcaaaagaaataatttgtacag ATATTAATTTAGgtgagatattaaaattagtGAAACGAAATTTTATGAGGAATATATCTTATGTGAAATGTAAATTTCATAtagaagaattaaattttttaaatttaaaatggTCTAAAAgtttagaagaaaaagttaatatGACAGATATTTTCATAGCTGCAGATG TGATTTATGATGATGTTATAACAAATGGATTTGTTACAACGTTAGAAAAACTCTTAAGTAAGGAAGTTCCAAAAACAGCTTACATTGCTTTGGAGAAAAGATATGTTTTCACTGTTGCTAATATGGAAACTGTTGCTCCAATGTATGAAGAATTTCTACGTTGTATTCAAAGACGAAATCTTAACTGGAATATAGAATATGTGAAAATAGATTTTCcacgattttttaaatatgagaGAGTACAACATATGATtctaatgaaaatagaaaataaaattaatattaaagataagtaa